TATCCAGGTTGTCCACAAGCGATTTGGCAGCATATATGACCCGGTCATAATCAGAATGTTTTAATTCGTTTCCAGGACAAATATAGGAAGGCTGAAGCTGTGCCAATTTGTGGGAAAGCAATTCCATGGCCTTGCTTTCAAGGTAGAGATGTCTGGCCTTGCCGCAGTAGGGGCAATGAAGAATTTGATACAGGACGGCACGCATCAGGTGTGTGGTGGCATGGACCATGCGGTTGGACCGTTTTTTTTCAAAGCTTTTAATTACCGGGGAAAAATAGTCTTCATCGCCTTGGGTGAAAGATGATAAAAGGTCTCCTTCGAGCATCAGGTATATTCTGAGCATGTGATCGACTGGTAAATATTCTGAAATCTCTATGTCCTGGGGATAAGTATAAAGCCCGCTTTGTCCGGCCCGGATGTTTGACTGCGTCTTTGAAGGCATAAAAGAAACATCAAATTCCCCGGCCATGCAAAAACCCATGCCGACAAAAGGTTCTGCAATCGTTCTTTGTATCTGTATAGGCTG
This window of the uncultured Desulfobacter sp. genome carries:
- a CDS encoding AraC family transcriptional regulator, which gives rise to MKIIQPGAPQPTPDPNRFKVALPSFLGRGGCDIDVFSSGLKLIVMNTVLHQPIQIQRTIAEPFVGMGFCMAGEFDVSFMPSKTQSNIRAGQSGLYTYPQDIEISEYLPVDHMLRIYLMLEGDLLSSFTQGDEDYFSPVIKSFEKKRSNRMVHATTHLMRAVLYQILHCPYCGKARHLYLESKAMELLSHKLAQLQPSYICPGNELKHSDYDRVIYAAKSLVDNLDNPPNTKELARSVGLSYSKLNRCFRRIYGVTPFEYLRNHRLQTAMQLLQSGEINVTEAALSVGYANLSYFSKAFKTMFGVLPGEFLHNSTPN